CAGATGGATGTTCGTTCTAAACAAGCCGAGCACCGAATATTCATAGCCGCGCCCGAACAGCTGGACGTCGACCCGTTTCGTCCTGTCCTCCTTGTAGATCGCCGCAAGGGTTTCCGGGTCGCGGGTGAGCTTCATCGCATAGTAGTGCAGATCGATAGAGAGGCCATTGTCCGCGTCGACGAAATGCAGCGCCTGCGGCGGATGAAAGGTCGCCCGAGCGTTCTGCAGGTTCGGATCGTTGATGGCGAAGAAGCCCGGAACGACGGCAACGATGTACATCAGGATGGTGACGACGAGGGCAACCATGGCAAGCCGGTGCCGGCGGAAGGCCCACCAGATGAGCTGCCATTGCGAGGCGACGGCGGCACGATCTGGCGAAAGATTTGTGACAGCAATGTCGGTCACGATCAGCTCCTATTCCAACCGGATGCGGGGATCGACCAGCGCAAGCAGGATGTCGCTGATCAGCGAGCCGATCAGCGTGAGCGCGCAGATCAAAAGCACGAAGGCGCCGGCCAGATACATGTCCTGCGCCATCAGCGCCTGCAGCAACAGGGGGGCCGCCGTCGGCAGATTGAGGACGATCGCCACGACGACGGAACCGGAAATAAGGTTGGGAAGCAGCCAGGCAATCGTCGAGATGAACGGATTGAGCGCGATCCGTAAGGGATACTTCACGAGCAGCCTGAACTCCGAGAGACCCTTTGCCCGTGCCGTCGTAACGTAAGGTTTTGGCAATTCGTCAAGCATGTTCGCGCGCATGACGCGGATCAAGCTTGCGGTCGAGGATACGGCCAGGATGATTACCGGAAGCCATATATGCGAAAACAGGTCGAGTATCTTGGCGAAGCTCCAGGGCGCAGTCTCGAACTCGGACGAAAAGAGACCGCCGACGTCCTGACCGAATTCGACGGCAGCGATATACATCAGCACGAGCGCCAGCAGGAACGAGGGGATAGCCAATCCCAGGAAGGTGAAGGCGGTAAAAAAATAGTCGCCGATCGAATATTTACGCACGGCGGAAAAGACGCCGATCGGAAGTGCGATCGCCCAGGTGGCGATCAGCGTCGAAAGAGCAAGCACCAGCGTCAACGCAATGCGCTCCCAGATGAGGCCGGAGACCGGTTGTTGCCATTCGAAGGAGATGCCGAAGTCGCCGCGGGAAACGATGCCCCATATCCATTTGAAATATTGCACGAGCATCGGATCATCGAGGCCGAAACGCTCGCGCAATTGCGCCGCGGTATTCTGATCGATGACCTCGTTCGACGCAGCAAGCGTTGCGATATAGGTCGTGACGTAATCGCCCGGCGGGAGCTGGATAAGTACAAAGGCCAGGAAGCTGACAGCGAAAAGGGATGGGATCATCCACAGAAGGCGTTTAGCGATGAAGACAAGCATGAGGCATCTCTTGCATTGAACACCGCTTCCGAAGTTTCCAGACAGCGTGCTTGAAAGAAGCGCCGCCCCAAAAAGGGCGGCGCGGGAACGGCAAATCAGCTCGTGAAGCTAAACTGCTGGGGCAGTGCCGGTCCCGGATTGGGCCAGGACCAGCTATCCGGCTGCTTTTCCGGCACATTGCGCAGGTTGTTGCGGATGATGCCGAAGCCGCCGACGGCAAGGCAGAGGCCGACTGTCTCGAATTCGTCAGCCGCGATGTCGAAGATCTGCTTCATGATCGCACCGCGCTTGTCGAGATCGGCGGTCGAACGGGCGCCGTCGAAGAGCTTCATGCGTGTCTTCTGACTTTCCGGCGGTTCTTCGCCGCGTGCGCCGTTCGACGTATACCAAAGCGACCACGGAATGGCGTAGCGCGAGCCTTGCGGGTGGAAGGCGAAGAAGTCGCGCGGATCAAGCATCGGATCAAGTCCGCCCGGACCCGGCCAGACCGCCGCATCATGCGCGTTGTCGTCGCCGCGGGTATAATAGAGGGCGCGCTCGATCGTATTGACCTTCATGTCGATGCCGATCTGCGCCCAATGCGCCTTGACCAGTTCCAAGGCATCGACGAGGTCGGGATAGAGCGTCGGAATGACGTCGACCGTGAAAAACACCTTCTGGCCGTCGGGCCGGAGGCGGAACCCGTTCCCGTCCTTCTTGTCGTAGCCTGCCTGATCCAGCATCGCGCCCGCTTTGTCAGGATCGTATTCGGTAAACTGGCGCGCGAGCTTATCGTGATACCACGGATGCTCAGGGCGGGGTCCGGCCTGGTAGCCTTCGCTCTGCCCGAAATACACGATGTCGATCAATTCTAGCCGGTTGATTCCAAGCGAAAGCGCCTGCCTGAACGACTTGTCGACAAACATCTTGCGTAGGGCAGGATCCTTGTGGGTCATGTTGAAGTAGATCTGGCACTGCTGTGAGGCGGACGGCACCAGCGACAGTAGGCGGTAGTCGCCTTTGTCCATGTTCTGGGAGAGCGTCGGCTTGTTCGAGAGAACGCTGATATGGCGCTCCTGGATGTCGATCTTCCCGGAGATGACATTCAGCATCAGCGACTCGACGTCCTGCGAGATGCTGAAATTGATCTCATCGACATAGGGAAGCTGGTTGCCTTGGGTATCGACCTGCCAGAAATAGGGGTTCCGGGTCATGACGACGCGCGTCGCGCCGCCGCTGTAAGGCTCCTTCACGACCCATGGATCGAGCGTCGGCTTGGCCGGGTTGCCCCACCGCGATGGAATCTCGATATCGCCGCAGCGCGCGCGGAAGAGATCCGTCCAGCTGCCGGCGCCTGCCTTCGTGACGTCTTCGGCGATATTGGGATTGTATTTCGGCAGGAACTGGCTGCAATAATGCTTCGGAAAGAGTGT
This Rhizobium sullae DNA region includes the following protein-coding sequences:
- a CDS encoding ABC transporter permease, giving the protein MLVFIAKRLLWMIPSLFAVSFLAFVLIQLPPGDYVTTYIATLAASNEVIDQNTAAQLRERFGLDDPMLVQYFKWIWGIVSRGDFGISFEWQQPVSGLIWERIALTLVLALSTLIATWAIALPIGVFSAVRKYSIGDYFFTAFTFLGLAIPSFLLALVLMYIAAVEFGQDVGGLFSSEFETAPWSFAKILDLFSHIWLPVIILAVSSTASLIRVMRANMLDELPKPYVTTARAKGLSEFRLLVKYPLRIALNPFISTIAWLLPNLISGSVVVAIVLNLPTAAPLLLQALMAQDMYLAGAFVLLICALTLIGSLISDILLALVDPRIRLE
- a CDS encoding ABC transporter substrate-binding protein, with the protein product MRDEILSRGVTRRAVLGGMAGVAALSIAGRVAAAGGEAPALAQLAKDGKLPPLAERLPKKPMVVTPLEKVGTYGGTLRRGLRGSSDHNGILRMVGNQSLVRWNLEFTQVVPNLAERWEINDDASQFTFHLIEGVRWSDGHPFTADDIVFAIEDCVKNSELYSSTPAQLSVAGKAVNVEKIDDFTVKFTFAAANALYLENLATPLGQHPTLFPKHYCSQFLPKYNPNIAEDVTKAGAGSWTDLFRARCGDIEIPSRWGNPAKPTLDPWVVKEPYSGGATRVVMTRNPYFWQVDTQGNQLPYVDEINFSISQDVESLMLNVISGKIDIQERHISVLSNKPTLSQNMDKGDYRLLSLVPSASQQCQIYFNMTHKDPALRKMFVDKSFRQALSLGINRLELIDIVYFGQSEGYQAGPRPEHPWYHDKLARQFTEYDPDKAGAMLDQAGYDKKDGNGFRLRPDGQKVFFTVDVIPTLYPDLVDALELVKAHWAQIGIDMKVNTIERALYYTRGDDNAHDAAVWPGPGGLDPMLDPRDFFAFHPQGSRYAIPWSLWYTSNGARGEEPPESQKTRMKLFDGARSTADLDKRGAIMKQIFDIAADEFETVGLCLAVGGFGIIRNNLRNVPEKQPDSWSWPNPGPALPQQFSFTS